A stretch of the Stegostoma tigrinum isolate sSteTig4 chromosome 34, sSteTig4.hap1, whole genome shotgun sequence genome encodes the following:
- the LOC125467660 gene encoding lymphotoxin-alpha-like translates to MSSEKMLSELESGKELASGNTQQSTRCLKLLSAFAVIALVAGCGYLLFTQGQSSTSSLSNWKTTLRGADDVPANSGLPHLMKRVGSDPRPRIAAHLTANPIPLVSDKLTWQEQAGIAFSYGVEFSNNSLLIKKPGFYFIYTQVVFHNDQCEESTIFLSHDVHKLSLAYPEETILLRATKSVCHHGSHSDPWFKTSYQGAIFEFEAGDRIFSRVSESVVKYLDKTEGKTFFGIFAL, encoded by the exons ATGAGCAGTGAGAAGATGCTGTCGGAGCTGGAGAGTGGCAAGGAGCTGGCCTCAGGCAACACCCAGCAAAGTACCCGCTGCCTCAAATTGCTCAGCGCCTTCGCTGTTATCGCCCTTGTCGCTGGTTGCGGATATCTCCTGTTCACTCAGGGACAATCGTCAACATCAAGCCTTTCAAACTGG AAGACTACTCTGAGAGGCGCTGACGATGTGCCTGCCAACAGCG GCTTGCCTCATCTCATGAAGCGGGTGGGGAGTGACCCACGGCCAAGGATTGCAGCTCACCTGACAG CCAATCCCATTCCCCTAGTGTCTGACAAACTGACATGGCAGGAGCAAGCTGGCATCGCGTTTTCCTACGGCGTTGAGTTCTCAAACAACAGCCTCCTGATCAAGAAACCAGGCTTTTACTTCATCTACACACAGGTGGTCTTCCACAATGACCAGTGTGAGGAGAGCACCATCTTCCTGAGTCACGATGTTCACAAGCTCTCCTTGGCCTACCCTGAGGAGACCATCCTGCTCAGGGCCACAAAGTCGGTCTGCCACCATGGCAGCCACTCTGATCCCTGGTTCAAAACATCCTACCAAGGTGCCATCTTTGAGTTTGAGGCAGGCGACCGGATCTTCTCCCGGGTCTCCGAGAGCGTGGTCAAGTACTTGGACAAGACGGAAGGCAAGACCTTCTTTGGAATCTTTGCCCTGTGA